A genomic window from Methanobacterium sp. Maddingley MBC34 includes:
- a CDS encoding 4Fe-4S protein (PFAM: 4Fe-4S binding domain) codes for MNNKRQKIRKTTLLISFLLFPVTLFYFSPFLIVWGASLGIITGSFLTFTALFILSLFFGRAFCGWACPTGGVQEYCFSINDGNTRGGKYNWIKYFLFVPWVAAIALLAVMAGGLTTIDPLFMTKYGVSISEPAIYIIYYGIIFTTIIIAIIAGKRANCHYFCFIASFMIIGTKIKNFFRWPSLHLKANKELCTECRLCKNCPMSLDVKEKVLGGDMHDFECILCGKCVDSCPKGAIKYSFGIPKKR; via the coding sequence ATGAATAATAAAAGACAGAAAATCCGAAAAACAACGTTACTCATATCATTTTTACTCTTCCCAGTTACCCTATTCTATTTTTCTCCATTTTTGATAGTGTGGGGAGCATCACTTGGAATAATAACTGGTAGCTTCTTAACCTTCACTGCACTCTTTATATTATCATTATTTTTTGGTAGAGCATTCTGTGGATGGGCCTGTCCTACTGGTGGGGTTCAGGAGTATTGTTTTTCAATAAACGATGGAAACACAAGAGGGGGAAAATATAACTGGATTAAATATTTCCTTTTTGTCCCCTGGGTTGCTGCCATAGCCCTCCTGGCGGTGATGGCGGGAGGATTAACCACCATTGATCCATTATTCATGACAAAATATGGAGTTTCCATTTCAGAACCAGCCATATACATTATTTACTATGGAATCATCTTCACAACAATTATAATAGCTATAATTGCAGGTAAAAGGGCTAACTGTCATTATTTCTGCTTCATAGCCTCATTCATGATTATTGGAACCAAAATAAAGAATTTCTTCAGATGGCCCTCACTTCACCTGAAAGCCAACAAAGAACTGTGTACTGAATGCAGATTATGTAAAAACTGCCCAATGAGTCTTGATGTGAAAGAAAAAGTACTGGGTGGAGATATGCATGACTTTGAATGCATTTTATGTGGAAAATGTGTGGATTCATGTCCTAAAGGCGCTATAAAATATTCTTTTGGCATCCCCAAAAAGAGGTAG